GGATTGGGGGCCTGTGTTGCCTTGGTATCGGGCTATAGAGAGAGGGGTAGTTCGTTCCCTCGTAGTTGTTGAAAATGCTTGGAGGGGAATTAGTGTAAGCGATGCAACGTCTTTTAATCTCGGGGAGAACTGGTAAAGAGAATGGGAGAGGCTGGTGTCTAGGGCATCTCATCCGTTTATTTATTCTCCCATCGTCCTGCAACAATGAGCCACTAATGGAATTATActatatatcttattttatttttttcggtaaatatatcttatttatatataattaattaatctaagctAAATATGAGCTGGATGGATCTGGCATGCTTTCAGTTTATTTATTTTTCGAGTGCAAAATTATAGCTCATGTTCTACTATCAATCAAGTTAATTTTGGGCTGAATTCTAAAGTGAATGAAAGTTGCTTGCGAATAACCCTATCTGCTAGACAGCCCTGTTTGCCAATGATGAATTAGTACTTAAAATATGGGGTTTGGTAATCTTTTTGGTCCGAGCTTCATGGTTGCGCATAATCTCTATCATGAAGAACAAAATTTCCAACTTTTCTGGCTGAGATTAATCAACATCCAAATCGATGCATCATGCTTTTTATTTTTCGCTAATTGAAATATTAAAAGCCATTGTACTTCGATCTGGCAACCAGCAAAGGGCAACGATAtatattctagatccaatcacAAGCCTAAATTAGAGTATTAAAAAACAATTGCATAAAGGCAATGTTCGTCCTATGCCGACGTAGTAGATGTATTAGTCTtcttcatcctttttttttttttttggtaaagagatGTATTAGTCTTATGGAAGCTTCATGAACAGCTGCATCAGGGGATGTAACATAGTTTCGGATACACTGCCAAATGTGCAACTTAATCTTTAACTTCAACATTCTAACATATTATTATTCTCTTGGAATGAAGAAATCTTGGTAAACTATTGGAGCCTATGTAAGGGTCCACAGGATGGGCTCCAAGGAGACTGTGCTCTGTTTGCTCCTAGGCACTTTTCGAGTTCATGACGTAGTTCGTTTCCAGACCTGCATGTCGCTTTGCATCTAACGTATCGAGCGTTGAGCTGCTCGAGAAGAAGGATGCTGCGAGAAACTTAACATGAGTGGTGGAGGGGCATTTGATGATGCGGATGTTTTTATCGTGGTGTTTACGCCTCAGATTTAAGTTGCCACAGAGCTGTCCTTAATCTACCCTATTTCATCTTGATGAAAGGAAATTGATGGTGAGCGCGTTTTTGTAAATTGCGACTCCATCTATCTAATTGTCCAAGCCCCTCTCCATCCAGTGGTGGTCATTGGAGTACATAACTCATATGATAAGGTCCATCACGTGTTGCTTGCTCATGATTAGAGAGGGTCGTGATTCACCTCGTTCCCATGTCCGGGTCTAATCAGGCAGCCTCGTCATTTCAGAGGCGACCCGTTGTCTGGGACACGTGCTGCGAATTGAGTTGCCTGGGACGCATATAAAGGTTGGCAGAAGGGAGCCACATGTTTAGGCAGGAGCGACTGAGAAGATGAAGGAAAGCAATAGCGCAGGTAGGCAGCAAAATGCCGCATGCTTATTTATGCCTTGCTTTTGCTTTGTTGGATTCTTATGTTGCTGTTGATTCTAATAGGAAAATGCTAACGCAAGAATCTGTGATTGACTGAGCTGGAGGTGAGGTCCCCATTGTATACTGCACCAATGCCACATTAGCCCGACTAGTTGAACAATAATCTGGAGGGTGATTGGTAGCCGCATTCATTTTAATATCACCAATAAAAATTTCTATATCTTACTgttagagaagaaaatatccagagtTTTTGCACTAGAATGGGAAGAGCTCTCTTCAAAATTCCAATCCCGTTcgagatattaaattaaaatgtcTATTATTTCATTCCAAtttaaaggttttttttttttttggtaataagtGATGGACACAGATTTATTGATGATTAACTATTTTTTTCCAATCTGCTCCTATGAAAATCTCATATCTTTAtctttttgtttatttatttaattattgatAAGTTTTCTACACACATACGGTGACGTGTTCAATCCCCTGCTGTGGTGGGCtcttcgatcagaatttgttgcttGTCTTGCCGTCAAATTATTTATTTGAGGAGTGCTTGATTTGAAAGCCGCTCTCTTGCACCCTTTTGAGAAGATCTACGAGGGGAAATGATTGTAAAATTGCAACAGAATTTGGTATTCTCATTGTATTTGACATTACAGCAGGAGCTATTCTctgctatatatatgtatatatgtaagcGGAAGGAAAATGAACTTCCTGAGAAATTCCAAAATTTTGAGAACTCCGGAATTCCGGCACGCAGGGATGGATCATAAGCACCGAGTCTTCCGAACCGCCGAAACCATAAGAAGGTACTGCtggtttcttcctctctttcaaggaaaaaaaaaaaggaaaaaaggaaaactATATTAAATTGATGACGCTTGTTAGCAAGGGTAGCAGCAGAAGTGCGACGAGCATCGTCCCCAGGAGAATGGCCATGCAATACCACTTCCTGGAGCTCTTCTGGTACTCCCTGGCCGTCACCAACTCCTCCGTCCCCCTCCTGACGAAGGAGTTGGCATGCGCGACGTGGCTTTCGATATCGTTGAGCTGGTGGCCCTGCGCCTCCACCAGTGCCGCCATGTCCAGGAACACCTGGTGCAGGTCCAGCAGGCTCTTCTCGATCTCCTTCACCGCGTCGTGCCGCTCTTGGATCTCCGAGATGGTGTCCATGATCTGCCCTCGCCCTTGCTCTTGGATCGCCTTCTGGAGGAACGTCTCGCTCTCCCCCGACGAGATGAGCGCCTCGATCGTCTGCTCGTCCGCCTGCTCCCCGGTCACCGTGTAGTACCGCCGCCCCACCGTCTCCTTGTATTCCGCGGCGATCCTCGTTCTCAGACCCTGGAAGTCGTCCATCAGGTCCTTGAGCTTCTTTCCCAGCCCGCTCACAACGGACGTCCGCGTGCGGTCTGCCGACGAGCCGGGCCCGCACCCAGGGAGCTTCCGGTGGGCGATGTTGGCCCGGTCGAGCGCCTCGAGCTTCCCCTTCACGGCCTTGGCGCGGCGGAGCACCTGCTCGATGTCGGCGTCCATGCGCGCCCGGACGTCCTTCATGGTGTTGGCATTGTGGACCGTCTTGCTCTCCTCGTTCGCCTCCTGGAGCCGGCGGTAGAGCTTCTCGAGCCCACGCAGGTCGTCCTTCACGTTCTCGACATCCTCGAAGAATTTGTCGAGGTTGACGCTCTCCTTGCCGGCCTCCCCCATTCCGCCCATCATGCCGGACTCCATCTCGTCCAGGTGGGCCTGCTGCTTCAGGTCCGTGTACTTCTTGAAGGAGCTCGTAGAGAAGAGGTCGTTCATTTTTGATATATGGAATTAATGTTGATCGATATTGTGGAGTGGAGCAAATAAAAGGACTGCCTCCTAGAAAAAGATTATATATATGTAGTAATGAAGGTGACCGGCCGGTGGGCTACTTCATCTTCCTCGTAGCCAGGGGAGGCCAATTGGGCTCATCTCAGGGTGGTTGTTTTGTACGAGGAGCTGAAGACGTTGGACCCAGGAGGAGGGAAGAGTGGTTTCCGGCGCGGGGTGGTGGCGATCGGAGGGAGAGAGCGGCATGAGAGAGAGTGAGATGGTAGTGGGCAACGGCAGCCGAATCTAATTAGGCCAACCCAGAAAAGGAGAGGCCGCTCGCTCAGGAGGTAAGGGGAAGCGATGGTTTCTTGGTTTCGTTGGGGAAAAGAAGAGGGAGGGTGGCTGCCATTTGGCCAGGCCACTCGAACGCTCCGACAAAAGCTGACGTCCGAACACACAAGGGCCTGCGTTGACCGGGTTTCGGGTGGACCCCGGTCGCGGGTCTTCCCTTCGCCTGAGGTTGGAAATAACCCACTGGATCCGGGGGCCGGTCCAGGTGTGTGAACAGCACTACGAGTATTCTTCATCACCAAAACTTCCGGCAATTTGCATAGAATTTGGTGCGTGTTTGTCACTTATTCACGTAATAAGGTTGATAGCATCATTTGCTACTATGCGAAGACTTCATCTGTTGCCAATGTTGAGCGGTGGTGGGCAGGTAAATATCGCTCCGTGGGGAGAAAAAAAGGATAATCAACTGAGATAAAAACATTTTAGAATACCTGGCGCTATCGATGTACTTATGCGTCACATTATATAATAGAATCAAAACAGTTCCCAACAGAAGGAATTCATGTGAAagctaaattaaaaatttgaataatcAGCAGAATACCAAGACCTAATGAAATATTAGTCTtgtatttcagaaaaaaaaaagaagaagaaaaacttaAAACTAATGTTGCATTCAATTTTAGGACCTTGATCTCTATTCTTAACCTTTTTCTAAGAAAAAATTCACATTTTCTCTAACAAGACTGAActacatttttttttatatatattaaaattttcgtCAGTTCTTTACTATCTTTCTGGCCGCTTTGAAAGTTTACCATTTATCTGTCATTCATGTTCGACAATTTTAACGACATTTCCTACTATCATGTTCCAGTAGTGATAGTTATTTTTGCCACTTTAATATCTGCCTTGAAAATGTTCATGACACTTCTCATTATCATGTTTTAGTATTGCAAGCCTGACTTGTATCAAAGAGTCCTAATAAACTGGTCCCCCAACCAGGTCAAGCTCTCGCACAAGATCAAGTTCCGATGAGAAGCTGCATAAAACCAAAATGCCGGCCTGAAACCAGTTGGGGTCCTGGGGCCGGAGGTACGGCGCAGAATAATGCTAAACAACGATAACAGCGGCACCAAATATTCATTGCATGATCATATCTAGTCTCTACATGTTAAATTGCACATAACAATGTTATTAATCCCATGTGCATGTAATCATTCTTCATTCCTGGATATATGGAGCTAAGAGTTGCTTTGATGACAATAAACCCAACCATCAGGCATATGCAACCATTTTGCAGGCCCATTGCAACCACCAGAAAACCTTTTGACCAATGTTTCCCAGGCAAAAGCATTTAATTGCAAATAGCAAGGACATAAAGCCCCAGGCATGGCCTAGCTAAGTTTTGTCATCCAAATGATACATTAACTTGATATTTGCCTCAGAGTCATATGAGAGAACCCAAAACTATTGAGCCTTCTGAGCTTTACAAATATCAGCCCATGAAATCTTCACACTCATTAAAGCATATAAACTAAATATTGCATAAACCGACAAACATCAGAAGATTACAACTTGCATTTATTAAAGCATATTTCTTTTATTACATGAATGATAACAACCAACATGAGATTTTCTCATATTAAAAGTAACCCAAAAAAAAACACCAGGACAGCCTTCAGTTTATTAAAAATAGCTGCATTATTTTACAACAATCACATTTATTATCTAATTTCAGTGTTGAAGAACCCATGTCAATATATATACAGCGGGCTCTAACATTCAATATAAGGCGCAGAAAACAATCAATTCAACTAGTTCCCAGTGCAGCAGGCTTCCTCAACCAGTACTGCTGAAACCTCTGCTTCGCATACTCCATATAATCGAATTCAATATCATTCACATGTTCCTGCAGATAAATGGATAAATGAATTGAAAACGTCGACACCAACTGCCATGAACATGAGAAATAGATGACTTACTGATATTATCCCCCACAGGCCCCAAACAAGATGACTTGCAAGAGCATATTTCTCAATAAGTTGCAGTAAATTGTCAACTTCCACCTGATTGGGTGTTTCACCTATAGATAAAAGAATAGAGTCCAAGAAAACTTTAACAGGGCAAAGGAAGGATTTGTTTCTTTTGGCAGGGGCAAATAAACTAGAAGCGAGGTGGAAAAgcagaaataaaattgaaatctgATAGTGACAAAAGTAGAGTAATTGATTTGCTCAGCTATttcgaccaaaaaaaaaaatttagaaaaatatcttataaaaaacACCTGGCAGGACAAATATTGAAATCCATCCGGTTAAATGTGAGGTTTATAATGCCACCGCATCCATTTTGCTAGCAACATACCATGTTGTTAACATCTAGTGGATCTGAGGACATGTTTTCCGGTCCACCATGGGCCTCAAAAAACCAGCTTGGCTGCAAAAACTTGTTACAGTCGCATGATCCTGATGATATATTAAATGAACAAACTCATGCGCCCATCAAAAGACAACCGAGTTGTTTCCAAGACATGAAGAGTTTTTTCTTATTATTTCTAATTGGAAGACTTGATTTAAATTCCCCTTGACACTGATTGCACAAATCCTATGCGGACCACATAATGTTTTAAACTCCAGATGGTTGTCATGCTTACCGCTTCCTACTTGATATACAATGGCAAAACCTCAACTCATCAGTCTACCATGTTAAGCGAGCAATAATTCGGGGACACATGAACGCATTTAAAATGGCAACAAATTTATATCTTCCTAACTCATTATCTCAATGTCAAGATCACCACCTTGTTCTGTAATTCAACCTTCATAATGTGAAAAGATTTAGAATCTGTGTGAAATTTAAACTTATTGGTTCTAATATCATGTACACCCTTACAGCACTTCATCTGTTGATGCATGAATGGAATGCTCAAGACTGCTTAAGGTTGTGAGGGTTATTTCAATCTCCTGTGGAGGTATAGCTTGAACCAAAAATATAAGTTTTCATCAGGTGTTTTATGCAGCCTGTGAACAGATTACCTGACGAAATCAGATATGTCTGCACAAATCTCTTGCGTTCGTCATGATCTGTTGCCAAAAAGATTAGAACCAGAAAGTAAAATCCAGTTTGAGGGCCTGAATTTCAATGTGATTGCAAATTGAATACCAAGAAATACAAACCTGGGTATTTATTGAAATCCAAAATGTGAGGGGTCTCTGTATGGTAATCAGCAGCCATCTCACAAAAGTGATTGGCAAGATCGTATGCAATGGGGTTGAAACTTGCATACTCGTAGTCCtagaaattataaaaataacaGAATGATGAGAGGTGGATAACATGGACACCCTACAAAACTTCTTAGGTGTCTGCTTTTGGTCTGTTGTTGAGAGgtcaagaaaaaatattaaatcagAGTGCTGGCTATGCAAGAAAATGGCTCTGATTATATCATTGATGCATCAAGAAG
The sequence above is a segment of the Elaeis guineensis isolate ETL-2024a chromosome 7, EG11, whole genome shotgun sequence genome. Coding sequences within it:
- the LOC105047913 gene encoding syntaxin-124 is translated as MNDLFSTSSFKKYTDLKQQAHLDEMESGMMGGMGEAGKESVNLDKFFEDVENVKDDLRGLEKLYRRLQEANEESKTVHNANTMKDVRARMDADIEQVLRRAKAVKGKLEALDRANIAHRKLPGCGPGSSADRTRTSVVSGLGKKLKDLMDDFQGLRTRIAAEYKETVGRRYYTVTGEQADEQTIEALISSGESETFLQKAIQEQGRGQIMDTISEIQERHDAVKEIEKSLLDLHQVFLDMAALVEAQGHQLNDIESHVAHANSFVRRGTEELVTAREYQKSSRKWYCMAILLGTMLVALLLLPLLTSVINLI